Proteins encoded together in one Anoxybacillus flavithermus window:
- the metA gene encoding homoserine O-acetyltransferase MetA has protein sequence MPINIPRDLPAKEVLEQENIFVMDEDRAYSQDIRPLNIIILNLMPQKEKAETQLLRLLGNSPLQVNVTFLRPETHEAKTTSKHHLDQFYTTFQHVRHRKYDGMIITGAPVEHLPFEQVDYWNELTKIMEWTKTNVTSTLHICWGAQAGMYYHYGIPKYDLPQKCFGVFDHVLEQKHVKLIRGFDDIHKIPHSRHTDVKREHIEAVSELTILSSSEEAGVCLVISNDGKQVFLTGHPEYDATTLKEEYERDVAKGLDIQIPKHYFPHNDPNKQPYNTWRSHANLLFVNWLNYYVYQETPYIWE, from the coding sequence TTGCCAATTAATATTCCACGTGATCTTCCTGCGAAAGAGGTACTAGAACAAGAAAATATTTTCGTCATGGATGAAGATCGCGCCTATTCTCAAGACATTCGACCGCTAAACATTATTATTTTAAACTTAATGCCCCAAAAAGAAAAAGCGGAAACACAATTGCTACGTTTACTTGGAAATTCACCGCTACAAGTGAATGTAACCTTCTTGCGTCCAGAAACACATGAAGCAAAAACAACATCGAAACACCATCTTGACCAATTTTATACAACATTTCAACATGTACGACATCGAAAGTATGACGGTATGATCATTACCGGGGCACCTGTTGAACATTTACCGTTTGAACAAGTCGATTACTGGAATGAATTGACCAAAATAATGGAATGGACAAAAACAAATGTCACATCTACGTTACATATTTGTTGGGGTGCACAAGCAGGGATGTACTATCACTATGGTATTCCAAAATACGATTTACCACAAAAATGTTTTGGTGTATTTGATCATGTGTTAGAACAAAAGCACGTGAAACTGATTCGTGGATTTGACGATATTCATAAAATCCCACACTCACGCCATACAGATGTGAAACGTGAACATATCGAAGCGGTTTCAGAGTTAACGATTTTATCTTCATCCGAAGAAGCTGGCGTCTGTCTCGTCATTTCAAACGATGGCAAACAAGTGTTTTTAACAGGGCACCCAGAGTATGATGCCACAACGCTAAAAGAAGAATATGAACGTGATGTGGCTAAAGGGTTGGATATACAAATTCCAAAACATTATTTTCCACATAACGATCCAAATAAACAACCGTATAACACATGGCGCTCTCACGCTAATTTATTGTTCGTCAACTGGCTCAATTATTATGTGTATCAGGAAACCCCCTACATTTGGGAGTAG
- a CDS encoding MDR family MFS transporter → MVDQTRHISFIVAGLLLAIFMAAMDNTIVATAIGTIVADLGGVDQFIWVTSAYMVTVMAGMPIFGKLSDMYGRKRFFLFGLIVFLIGSALCGLAQSIVQLSIFRAIQGIGGGALMPIAFTIVFDVFPPEKRGKMTGLLGAVFGMSSVLGPLLGAYITDYLSWHWVFYVNVPIGLLSIFFIVRYYKESTQHTKQAIDWFGALTLVVAVVSLMFALELGGKQYDWKSAPIISLFSISFVFFIAFLYVETKAKEPIISFVLFKRRTFAIAQLLAFLYGATFVILTVFIPIFVQAVYGGTAKNAGLILMPMMLGSVAGSSTAGISQTKTSYRNIMFVSIIAYFFGMLLLSMMTPETSRLWLTVYMALAGFGVGFSFSLLPSASMHNLEPRFRGTANSTNSFFRSLGMTIGITIFGTIQSNKLAAELRESFGANTTTFSLDPHALFETGARAQIPPNVLQKIVDAMASSITFTFSIALIPIALSAIAIFFMGNEKLEVQQKGRGQ, encoded by the coding sequence GTGGTTGATCAAACCCGACATATTTCTTTTATTGTAGCGGGACTGTTATTAGCTATTTTTATGGCAGCAATGGATAATACAATTGTTGCAACCGCAATCGGTACAATTGTCGCAGATTTAGGCGGCGTAGATCAATTTATTTGGGTCACATCCGCTTACATGGTGACCGTCATGGCTGGTATGCCGATATTCGGGAAATTGTCAGATATGTATGGTCGAAAACGTTTCTTTTTATTCGGATTAATCGTCTTTTTAATCGGTTCTGCGCTCTGTGGTTTAGCGCAAAGCATTGTACAACTTAGCATTTTCCGCGCGATTCAAGGAATTGGTGGCGGGGCATTAATGCCGATTGCATTTACCATCGTATTTGACGTGTTCCCACCAGAAAAACGTGGAAAAATGACAGGATTGCTCGGGGCGGTCTTTGGGATGTCAAGCGTGCTTGGTCCATTGCTCGGTGCTTATATTACCGATTATTTAAGTTGGCATTGGGTATTTTATGTGAATGTCCCAATCGGTTTATTGTCCATTTTTTTCATTGTTCGTTATTACAAAGAATCGACACAGCATACAAAACAAGCCATTGACTGGTTTGGCGCTTTGACTCTCGTTGTTGCTGTCGTTAGTTTAATGTTTGCATTAGAATTAGGTGGAAAACAATACGATTGGAAATCTGCACCTATCATTTCATTGTTTTCTATTAGCTTTGTGTTCTTTATTGCTTTCTTATATGTAGAAACAAAAGCAAAAGAGCCAATCATCTCATTTGTTTTGTTTAAACGGCGCACGTTTGCGATCGCACAACTATTAGCTTTTTTATACGGAGCGACATTCGTTATTTTAACTGTCTTTATTCCTATATTCGTACAAGCGGTATATGGCGGAACGGCCAAAAACGCAGGGCTTATTTTAATGCCAATGATGCTTGGTTCTGTTGCGGGAAGCTCGACGGCAGGAATTTCCCAAACGAAAACATCTTATCGAAACATTATGTTCGTTTCGATTATCGCCTATTTTTTTGGTATGCTTCTTCTCAGTATGATGACACCAGAAACATCGCGACTATGGTTAACTGTTTATATGGCATTAGCTGGATTTGGGGTTGGATTTTCTTTTTCACTTTTGCCATCGGCGTCTATGCATAATTTAGAGCCCCGTTTCCGTGGGACAGCGAATTCAACAAATTCATTTTTTCGTTCGCTCGGCATGACAATTGGTATAACCATTTTCGGAACGATTCAATCAAATAAGCTAGCTGCTGAATTACGCGAATCATTCGGTGCGAATACGACAACATTTTCGCTAGATCCACATGCGTTGTTTGAAACAGGAGCGCGGGCTCAAATACCACCGAACGTGCTGCAAAAAATTGTCGATGCGATGGCTTCGTCAATTACATTTACATTTTCTATTGCATTAATTCCGATCGCTCTTAGTGCAATAGCTATTTTCTTCATGGGAAACGAAAAATTAGAAGTTCAACAAAAAGGTAGGGGGCAATGA
- a CDS encoding class I SAM-dependent methyltransferase yields the protein MRGWHKEAEKQWDERAEWWHQSSEEMWERGSRKTIIPFVTTYMPKEGYIADIGCGDGYGSYKLCQQGYRVIGLDLSSEMIELAKNRRTHEHLHFQQADIMNLPFPDETFTGAMIINCFEWTERPLAALEEVRRVLKANAYVCVGILGPTAAPRVNSYRRLYDEAVICNTMMPWEFERLATENGFTVVDGEGVYKREIDNSIIRHLPTELKQAVSFMWLFMLQKR from the coding sequence ATGCGCGGGTGGCATAAAGAGGCTGAAAAACAATGGGATGAGCGAGCAGAGTGGTGGCATCAAAGCAGCGAGGAGATGTGGGAGAGAGGAAGTCGAAAAACGATTATTCCGTTTGTGACGACATATATGCCGAAAGAAGGATATATTGCAGATATTGGATGTGGGGATGGATACGGATCGTATAAGCTATGTCAACAAGGATATCGTGTCATCGGATTAGATTTATCGAGTGAAATGATTGAATTAGCCAAAAACCGAAGAACTCATGAACATCTTCATTTTCAACAAGCGGATATTATGAATTTACCTTTTCCAGATGAAACGTTTACAGGTGCGATGATTATTAACTGCTTTGAATGGACGGAACGTCCGCTTGCTGCGCTTGAGGAAGTGCGGCGTGTATTAAAAGCAAATGCATATGTTTGTGTAGGTATCCTTGGACCGACAGCTGCCCCGCGAGTAAATAGCTATCGCCGCTTATATGATGAGGCGGTGATCTGCAATACGATGATGCCATGGGAGTTTGAACGGCTAGCTACTGAAAATGGTTTTACAGTTGTTGATGGAGAAGGGGTGTATAAGCGCGAAATTGATAATTCTATTATCCGACATTTACCGACAGAGTTAAAACAGGCCGTTTCTTTTATGTGGTTATTTATGTTGCAAAAAAGGTAG
- a CDS encoding purine/pyrimidine permease encodes MVAPLAIGEAFGLSLREIAGFVQRTFFVIGLVSIIQNIFGHRMPIAEGPAVLWWGVFLVFLGLNGTNNETHFVNSL; translated from the coding sequence GTGGTCGCCCCGTTAGCCATCGGTGAGGCTTTCGGGCTTTCTCTAAGGGAAATAGCGGGTTTTGTACAAAGAACTTTTTTCGTCATTGGTCTCGTTTCGATCATTCAAAATATTTTTGGCCACCGAATGCCTATTGCAGAAGGTCCTGCTGTTTTATGGTGGGGAGTTTTCCTCGTTTTTTTAGGTTTAAATGGAACAAATAATGAAACCCATTTTGTCAACAGTCTGTAG
- a CDS encoding biotin-dependent carboxyltransferase family protein, which produces MIKIIKPGLLTTIQDLGRYGFQKFGVIVSGVMDSLSHRIANLLVGNEENAPTLEITMVGPVIEFERDTLISICGGDLSPSIDGKFVPLWRPVLVKKGSQLRFGQCKTGCRSYLAVAGGFDVPRVMGSTSTYLRAGIGGFKGRPLKTGDELKLSPPNNRSVQMIHDFSTKIGDQKFVATKWSVSAGFIPISNKIPSIRVIKGRQYQLFSKESQKSFFREPFEITTQSDRMGYRLKGSVLSLTSAEEMISEAVNFGTIQVPPDGNPIVLLADRQTTGGYPKIGQVATVDLPYIAQLKPGDKIKFVEVSHEEAQRLYLEREREIQQLKRALSIKWKGEM; this is translated from the coding sequence GTGATAAAAATCATTAAGCCGGGCCTCCTTACGACGATTCAAGATTTAGGAAGATACGGTTTTCAAAAATTTGGAGTGATTGTAAGCGGGGTAATGGATTCACTGTCACACAGAATTGCAAATCTATTAGTTGGTAACGAAGAAAATGCCCCTACTTTAGAAATAACAATGGTAGGTCCTGTTATTGAATTTGAAAGAGATACACTAATATCTATTTGCGGGGGAGATTTATCACCTTCTATTGATGGAAAATTTGTTCCGTTATGGCGACCAGTTCTTGTAAAGAAAGGTAGTCAGCTTCGTTTTGGGCAATGTAAAACAGGCTGCCGAAGCTATCTAGCTGTTGCGGGAGGATTCGATGTTCCGCGTGTGATGGGGAGTACTTCCACCTACCTTAGAGCGGGCATAGGCGGATTTAAAGGACGTCCATTAAAGACCGGTGACGAGTTAAAATTATCTCCCCCTAATAATCGATCGGTCCAAATGATTCATGATTTTTCTACAAAAATAGGAGATCAAAAGTTTGTAGCGACGAAATGGTCGGTATCTGCTGGATTTATTCCCATTTCTAATAAAATTCCTTCCATTCGGGTAATAAAGGGGAGACAATACCAACTATTTTCAAAAGAAAGTCAAAAAAGTTTTTTTCGTGAACCATTTGAAATTACAACCCAATCCGACCGGATGGGATATCGTTTGAAAGGCTCCGTTTTGTCGTTAACATCCGCGGAAGAAATGATTTCGGAAGCCGTAAATTTTGGTACCATTCAAGTTCCGCCTGATGGAAATCCGATTGTGCTTCTAGCTGACCGGCAAACGACAGGCGGTTATCCGAAAATCGGACAAGTTGCCACCGTGGATTTACCATACATCGCCCAATTAAAACCAGGTGACAAAATAAAGTTTGTTGAAGTTTCTCATGAAGAAGCACAAAGACTTTATTTAGAAAGAGAAAGAGAGATCCAACAACTGAAACGAGCATTATCAATAAAATGGAAAGGAGAAATGTAA
- the pxpB gene encoding 5-oxoprolinase subunit PxpB has translation MDYLFHPLGDNAVIIELGEDINLETHQKVNMVTTLFDEQPFEWMIEYVPAFTTVTVFYDPLKISDFSSHTLPYDYVCGQLKPLLESLKIGEFSSERIVEIPVCYGGELGPDLEYVAEYNGLTPEEVIHIHSSGDYLVYMIGFAPGFPYIGGMSEKIATPRRESPRLKIPAGSVGIAGKQTGIYPIETPGGWQLIGRTPIKLFRPDDKSPSLLKAGDKIRFKPITIEEYKQWKEDVSDKNH, from the coding sequence ATGGATTATCTTTTTCATCCATTGGGTGATAACGCAGTAATAATTGAACTGGGCGAAGATATTAATTTAGAGACTCATCAAAAGGTAAACATGGTTACAACCTTGTTTGATGAACAGCCATTCGAGTGGATGATCGAATATGTTCCTGCATTTACAACAGTAACTGTGTTTTATGATCCGTTAAAGATTTCAGATTTTAGCTCTCATACACTCCCGTATGATTACGTTTGTGGGCAATTGAAACCCTTATTGGAATCACTTAAGATCGGTGAATTTTCATCTGAAAGGATCGTGGAGATTCCAGTTTGTTACGGGGGAGAGCTAGGACCTGATTTGGAATATGTTGCGGAATATAATGGTCTCACGCCTGAAGAAGTCATTCATATCCATTCCAGCGGTGATTATTTAGTGTATATGATCGGATTTGCCCCTGGATTTCCATACATAGGAGGCATGTCGGAGAAAATTGCCACACCGCGAAGAGAATCTCCGCGATTAAAAATTCCTGCCGGTTCTGTTGGTATTGCTGGTAAACAGACCGGTATTTATCCGATCGAAACGCCAGGGGGATGGCAACTTATTGGCCGAACACCGATAAAGCTGTTTCGTCCTGATGACAAATCACCTAGCTTATTAAAGGCGGGGGATAAAATCCGATTTAAACCCATCACTATAGAAGAATACAAACAATGGAAGGAGGACGTCAGTGATAAAAATCATTAA